In Roseomonas fluvialis, one genomic interval encodes:
- a CDS encoding phage capsid protein, whose translation MSGTIEQAFVKQFEAEVAEAYQRQGSKLRPTVRSKTGVKGASTIFPRVGKGVAASKARNGVVPVMNLTYANAECFLQDYYAGEWIDRLDEIKTNIDERTVIANAGAYALGRKTDELIVAALDTATAEATGTGTGLTDTDGLTKQKVLMAFEMLGGADVPDDGNRFAVVGWKQWSELLAIDEFARSDYVGDDALPWKGTQAKRWLGALWMPHSGLTKTGVLRYCYFFHKTAVGHAVASEVVTDITWHGDRAAHFVNNMMSQGAVMIDPTGVVRMRAKE comes from the coding sequence ATGTCGGGCACCATCGAACAGGCCTTCGTGAAGCAGTTCGAAGCCGAGGTCGCCGAGGCCTACCAGCGCCAGGGCAGCAAGCTGCGCCCCACCGTGCGTTCCAAGACCGGCGTCAAGGGCGCGTCCACCATCTTCCCGCGCGTCGGCAAGGGCGTGGCCGCGTCGAAGGCGCGCAACGGCGTCGTGCCGGTGATGAACCTCACCTACGCGAACGCTGAGTGCTTCCTGCAGGACTACTACGCCGGCGAGTGGATCGACCGCCTGGATGAGATCAAGACCAACATCGACGAGCGCACCGTCATCGCCAACGCTGGCGCCTATGCGCTCGGCCGCAAGACCGATGAGCTGATCGTCGCGGCGCTCGACACTGCCACGGCGGAAGCGACCGGTACCGGCACGGGCCTGACCGACACCGATGGCCTGACCAAGCAGAAGGTCCTGATGGCCTTCGAGATGCTCGGCGGCGCCGACGTGCCCGATGACGGCAACCGCTTCGCCGTGGTCGGCTGGAAGCAGTGGAGCGAGCTGCTCGCGATCGACGAGTTCGCCCGCTCCGACTACGTGGGCGACGACGCTCTGCCCTGGAAGGGCACGCAGGCCAAGCGCTGGCTGGGTGCGCTGTGGATGCCGCATTCCGGCCTGACCAAGACCGGCGTGCTGCGCTACTGCTACTTCTTCCACAAGACGGCGGTCGGCCACGCGGTGGCGTCCGAGGTGGTGACCGACATCACCTGGCACGGCGACCGCGCCGCGCACTTCGTGAACAACATGATGTCGCAGGGCGCGGTGATGATCGACCCGACCGGCGTCGTGCGGATGCGCGCGAAGGAATAG
- a CDS encoding capsid assembly protein translates to MPEDLLETALAEGAAPQTNARPDDVPEKFWDAEAGAVRVEALLKSYRELERRLSQRAGPPAEDAPEEDRIRFRRSLGVPDGPDGYEIAPKHELCCPDDDINRRLHEAGFSKAQAQLVYDLAAERLLPLIAEAAGQFEAERQVEKLRDHFGGEERFRRIAAQITAWGRSNLPAPVMEALSTTAEGVIALHRMMEGKEPGLARRGEEPAGADEGELRAMMRDPRYWRTREPEFVKRVTDGFRRMVGG, encoded by the coding sequence ATGCCCGAGGACCTGCTGGAGACCGCGCTGGCCGAAGGTGCCGCGCCGCAGACGAATGCCCGCCCCGATGACGTGCCCGAGAAATTCTGGGACGCCGAGGCCGGCGCGGTGCGCGTCGAGGCGCTGCTGAAATCCTATCGCGAGCTGGAGCGCCGCCTATCGCAGCGCGCCGGTCCGCCCGCCGAGGACGCGCCGGAGGAAGACCGCATCCGCTTCCGCCGGTCGCTGGGCGTGCCCGATGGCCCCGACGGCTACGAGATCGCGCCGAAGCACGAACTCTGCTGCCCCGATGACGACATCAACCGCCGCCTGCACGAAGCCGGCTTCAGCAAGGCCCAGGCGCAGCTGGTCTATGACCTGGCGGCCGAACGCCTGCTGCCGCTGATCGCCGAGGCCGCCGGCCAGTTCGAGGCCGAGCGCCAGGTTGAGAAGCTGCGCGACCACTTCGGCGGCGAGGAACGCTTCCGCCGCATCGCCGCGCAGATCACCGCCTGGGGCCGGTCGAACCTGCCCGCGCCGGTGATGGAGGCGCTGTCCACCACGGCCGAGGGAGTCATCGCCCTGCACCGCATGATGGAGGGCAAGGAGCCGGGCCTGGCGCGGCGCGGCGAGGAACCCGCCGGGGCGGATGAAGGCGAGCTGCGCGCGATGATGCGCGACCCGCGCTACTGGCGCACGCGGGAGCCGGAATTCGTCAAGCGCGTGACCGATGGCTTCCGCCGCATGGTCGGCGGCTGA
- a CDS encoding portal protein — protein sequence MTPEDMLARHARALDRRRAQDALWQDCYDHVLPPATGGRVAIFDATAADAAEQLAASLLAELTPPWSRWFGLAPARQVEGDTEAAIALEDSAEVLQGHFDRSNFALEMHQAFLDLVIAGTGLLLVEEAPVGEPSALRFTAVPLREAVLEEGPSGRLDTVFRAARLSEAALRARYPDAPVAPAEEDAEAPRHRVLEAVWPDARGHAFRALLVTDRGPVVLREGRFAESPFVGFRWLKAPGEVYGRGPVAKALPDIRTANKVVELILKNASIAATGIWQADDDGVLNPATVRLEPGAIIPKAPGSSGLTPLAAPGNFDVSQLVLTDLRTRIRSALLADRIGPERRDNVTATEVLERAAQTARLLGATYGRLQAELLTPLVSRCLSILRRRGEIPPLLLDGREAVLRYRSPLAQVQGRSDAANTLLFLQAVRAMGPEAIATIDLPAAARWLGRTLSAPAEVLLPPTEKE from the coding sequence ATGACCCCCGAGGACATGCTGGCGCGCCATGCCCGCGCGCTCGATCGCCGCCGCGCGCAGGATGCGCTGTGGCAGGACTGCTACGACCACGTGCTGCCGCCCGCGACCGGCGGGCGCGTGGCGATCTTCGACGCCACCGCGGCGGATGCTGCGGAACAGCTCGCCGCTTCGTTGTTGGCGGAACTGACGCCGCCCTGGTCGCGCTGGTTCGGCCTGGCACCTGCCCGCCAGGTGGAAGGCGACACCGAGGCCGCGATCGCGTTGGAAGATTCGGCGGAGGTGCTCCAGGGCCATTTCGACCGGTCGAACTTCGCGCTCGAGATGCACCAGGCCTTCCTGGACCTGGTGATCGCCGGCACGGGGCTGCTGCTGGTCGAGGAAGCGCCGGTGGGCGAGCCCTCCGCGCTGCGCTTCACCGCCGTGCCGCTGCGTGAGGCGGTGCTGGAGGAAGGCCCGTCCGGCCGGCTCGACACCGTGTTCCGCGCAGCACGCCTCAGCGAGGCAGCGCTGCGTGCCCGCTACCCCGATGCGCCCGTGGCGCCCGCGGAGGAGGACGCCGAGGCGCCGCGCCACCGCGTGCTGGAAGCGGTCTGGCCCGATGCGCGCGGGCATGCGTTCCGCGCGCTGTTGGTGACCGACCGCGGCCCGGTGGTGCTGCGCGAGGGCCGCTTCGCCGAAAGCCCCTTCGTCGGCTTCCGCTGGCTGAAGGCGCCGGGCGAGGTCTATGGCCGCGGCCCCGTCGCCAAGGCGCTTCCGGACATCCGCACCGCCAACAAGGTGGTCGAGCTGATCCTGAAGAACGCATCGATCGCCGCGACGGGCATCTGGCAGGCCGACGATGACGGCGTGCTGAACCCGGCGACGGTGCGGCTCGAACCAGGTGCGATCATCCCGAAGGCGCCGGGGTCCTCGGGCCTCACGCCGCTCGCGGCACCGGGCAACTTCGACGTGTCGCAGCTGGTGCTGACCGACCTGCGCACGCGCATCCGCAGCGCGCTGCTGGCCGACCGCATCGGCCCCGAGCGGCGCGACAACGTGACCGCGACCGAGGTGCTGGAACGCGCCGCGCAGACCGCGCGCCTGCTGGGGGCGACCTATGGCCGGCTGCAGGCGGAGCTGCTGACGCCGCTGGTCTCCCGTTGCCTGTCCATCCTGCGCCGGCGCGGGGAGATCCCGCCGCTGTTGCTCGATGGTCGCGAGGCGGTGCTGCGCTACCGCAGCCCGCTCGCGCAGGTGCAGGGGCGATCGGACGCGGCGAACACGCTGCTGTTCCTGCAGGCGGTCCGCGCCATGGGCCCCGAGGCGATCGCCACCATCGACCTGCCGGCCGCTGCCCGCTGGCTGGGGCGCACGCTGAGCGCCCCCGCCGAAGTCCTGCTTCCCCCCACCGAGAAGGAGTGA
- a CDS encoding S24 family peptidase gives MRHDDIWRALDALAAEHGLSASGLARKAGLDPTAFNPSKRIGADGRARWPSTESIAKVLNAVGRGIDDFASLVSGMPALSRGGSGRGGVGRRVPLIGLAQAGGEGYFDDGGYPVGGSWDEISLPEIGDPNAYALEISGESMEPVFRDGDVVVVSPGAPVRRGDRVVVRTAKGEVMAKELRRQSAKRIELASLNPAHPSYSFELPEIAWMHRIVWASQ, from the coding sequence ATGCGGCATGACGACATCTGGCGCGCCCTCGATGCCCTCGCGGCCGAGCACGGGCTTTCGGCCTCCGGGCTTGCGCGCAAGGCGGGGCTCGATCCCACCGCCTTCAACCCATCGAAGCGCATCGGCGCGGATGGCCGCGCGCGATGGCCCTCGACCGAGAGCATCGCCAAGGTGCTGAACGCGGTCGGACGCGGGATCGACGACTTCGCCTCACTGGTGTCGGGCATGCCTGCCCTCTCGCGCGGCGGATCAGGGCGCGGCGGGGTGGGCCGGCGCGTGCCGCTGATCGGCCTGGCCCAGGCGGGGGGCGAGGGCTACTTCGACGATGGCGGCTACCCTGTCGGCGGCTCCTGGGACGAGATCTCCCTGCCCGAAATCGGCGATCCCAACGCCTATGCGCTGGAGATCTCGGGCGAGTCCATGGAACCGGTGTTCCGCGACGGCGACGTGGTGGTGGTCTCCCCGGGCGCGCCGGTGCGCCGCGGGGACCGCGTGGTGGTGCGGACCGCTAAGGGCGAGGTGATGGCCAAGGAACTCCGTCGCCAATCGGCCAAGCGGATCGAACTCGCGAGCCTCAACCCCGCTCATCCGAGCTACAGCTTCGAGCTGCCCGAGATCGCGTGGATGCATCGGATCGTCTGGGCGAGTCAGTAG
- a CDS encoding DSD1 family PLP-dependent enzyme, with protein MLQAPPAEPGMREDEIDTPALVIDLDAFEHNLDTMAALLAPTEAKLRAHAKTHKSPVVAKLQMARGAVGQCVQKVAEAEALAWGGVPDVLVTNQVVGPRKLARLAALSRICEVGLCADDEAQVVLAEQAAEAAGIRLKMLVEIDVGMARGGIEAGPPAVALAERIAASKHLIFGGLQAYHGSAQHIREPEKRAGAIAEAVARTRRTMEQLAQRGLSCAIVGGAGTGTFRHEAASGVYTEIQAGSYAFMDVDYAKNDDAPPFRHALFVATTVMSRAAPGIVVVDCGHKGVAVDSGMPGVWERPGLRFAGASDEHGKIMVEDAAAPALGERLRLVPGHCDPTVDRYDWYVGVRKGRVECLWPIAARGGMA; from the coding sequence ATGCTGCAAGCGCCGCCCGCCGAACCCGGCATGCGCGAGGACGAGATCGACACGCCGGCGCTGGTGATCGACCTCGATGCCTTCGAGCACAACCTCGACACCATGGCCGCGCTGTTGGCCCCGACCGAGGCGAAGCTTCGCGCGCATGCCAAGACGCACAAGTCGCCGGTTGTCGCGAAGCTGCAGATGGCACGCGGCGCGGTCGGGCAATGCGTGCAGAAGGTGGCCGAGGCGGAAGCCCTCGCGTGGGGCGGCGTCCCGGACGTGCTGGTGACCAACCAGGTGGTGGGCCCGCGCAAGTTGGCGCGTCTGGCCGCGCTGTCGCGCATCTGCGAGGTCGGGCTGTGTGCCGATGACGAGGCGCAGGTGGTGCTGGCCGAGCAGGCAGCGGAAGCCGCGGGCATCCGGCTGAAGATGCTGGTCGAGATTGATGTTGGCATGGCGCGCGGCGGCATCGAGGCCGGCCCGCCGGCGGTCGCGCTGGCGGAACGCATCGCCGCGTCGAAGCACCTCATCTTCGGCGGGCTGCAGGCCTATCACGGCAGCGCGCAGCATATCCGTGAGCCGGAGAAGCGTGCCGGCGCGATCGCCGAGGCGGTGGCGCGCACGCGGCGCACGATGGAGCAGTTGGCGCAGCGCGGCCTGTCCTGCGCGATCGTGGGCGGTGCGGGCACCGGCACCTTCCGGCACGAGGCGGCGAGCGGCGTCTATACGGAAATCCAGGCCGGATCCTACGCCTTCATGGACGTGGACTACGCGAAGAATGACGACGCGCCGCCCTTCCGCCACGCGCTGTTCGTCGCGACCACGGTGATGAGCCGCGCAGCGCCGGGGATCGTGGTGGTGGATTGCGGGCACAAGGGTGTCGCGGTGGATTCTGGCATGCCGGGCGTGTGGGAACGGCCTGGCCTGCGCTTCGCGGGTGCGTCGGACGAACACGGCAAGATCATGGTGGAGGATGCTGCGGCACCCGCGCTGGGTGAGCGGCTGCGCCTGGTGCCCGGGCATTGCGACCCGACGGTGGATCGCTATGACTGGTATGTCGGCGTGCGGAAGGGGCGGGTGGAATGCCTCTGGCCGATCGCGGCGCGGGGCGGGATGGCGTGA
- a CDS encoding flavin monoamine oxidase family protein produces MFPSDPDVVVIGAGCAGIAAARDLAARGRTCVVLEAGARVGGRAHTESHSLGLPFDHGASWLHQANDNPLTPLARGLGLRLLDHDTLRDRRLVTRDRFATPEERKDFAAAEDAFWAAIEAAAADGAPDRPADQAAPQGGRWDATIAHWEGAQICAAELHRMSLHDLAATALDGPNLILREGIGGLVTRLAEGLPVRLGARVDRLRWGAAGVVAEGGFGSLAARAAIVTVSTGVLAAGGIAFDPPLPAATQQAIDDLPMGLLTKVAFRADDPAAPDLPAFASVRRAVESTDDRPMSFLSRLFHDPLLIGFCGGARAWEMLHDAAALEAAARDEIAGIFGARAAATLGRATVTRWGEDVLFRGAYSHARPGALAARRVLGTPVADGRLCFAGEACHPRFAATVAGAWLSGMAAARAVP; encoded by the coding sequence ATGTTCCCTTCCGATCCAGACGTGGTCGTCATCGGCGCCGGTTGCGCCGGTATCGCGGCCGCGCGAGATCTCGCCGCACGCGGACGGACCTGCGTGGTGCTGGAAGCCGGCGCGCGCGTGGGCGGGCGCGCGCATACCGAGAGCCACTCGCTCGGCCTGCCCTTCGACCATGGCGCCTCCTGGCTGCACCAGGCCAATGACAATCCCCTGACGCCACTGGCGCGTGGCCTCGGCCTGCGGCTACTGGACCACGACACGCTGCGCGACCGGCGGCTGGTGACACGGGACCGCTTCGCCACGCCGGAGGAACGCAAGGACTTCGCCGCCGCCGAGGACGCCTTCTGGGCCGCGATCGAAGCCGCCGCGGCGGACGGCGCACCCGACCGCCCCGCCGACCAGGCCGCACCCCAGGGTGGCCGCTGGGACGCCACCATCGCGCATTGGGAAGGCGCGCAGATCTGCGCCGCGGAACTGCACCGCATGTCGCTGCACGACCTGGCGGCGACAGCGCTCGACGGGCCGAACCTGATCCTGCGCGAGGGCATCGGGGGCCTGGTCACGCGCCTCGCCGAAGGCCTGCCGGTGCGCCTCGGTGCGCGTGTCGATCGCCTGCGCTGGGGGGCGGCCGGCGTGGTCGCGGAGGGTGGCTTCGGCAGCCTGGCTGCACGCGCCGCCATCGTGACCGTCTCGACCGGCGTGCTCGCAGCTGGCGGCATCGCCTTCGACCCGCCGCTGCCAGCCGCGACCCAGCAGGCGATCGACGACCTGCCGATGGGCCTGCTGACCAAGGTCGCGTTTCGTGCCGACGATCCCGCCGCGCCCGACCTGCCCGCCTTCGCGAGTGTGCGCCGCGCGGTGGAGTCAACCGACGACCGTCCGATGTCCTTCCTGTCGCGCCTGTTCCATGACCCGCTGCTGATCGGCTTCTGCGGCGGCGCGCGCGCCTGGGAGATGCTGCACGACGCAGCGGCGCTCGAAGCCGCCGCGCGCGACGAGATCGCTGGCATCTTCGGCGCGCGCGCCGCGGCCACGCTGGGTCGCGCGACCGTCACGCGGTGGGGCGAGGATGTGCTGTTCCGCGGCGCCTATTCGCACGCGCGACCTGGCGCGCTGGCGGCGCGCCGGGTGCTGGGCACGCCAGTCGCGGACGGGCGCCTGTGCTTCGCCGGCGAGGCCTGCCACCCGCGCTTCGCCGCGACCGTGGCCGGCGCCTGGCTCAGCGGGATGGCGGCCGCGCGCGCCGTGCCCTGA
- a CDS encoding gamma-glutamylcyclotransferase family protein, whose translation MILFVYGTLLDAGVLARVSGDPALARQSRAAMLEGWRRVVLRGTPYPTLVPRHGARVEGAVLRVGDAALARLSAYEGSAYALTPVRVVTARGALHARAWIAPPWRADRARDWP comes from the coding sequence GTGATCCTGTTCGTCTATGGCACCTTGCTCGATGCGGGCGTGCTGGCACGCGTGTCCGGTGACCCCGCCCTGGCGCGACAGTCGCGCGCCGCCATGCTCGAAGGCTGGCGGCGCGTGGTGCTGCGCGGCACGCCCTATCCCACGCTGGTGCCGCGGCACGGCGCGCGGGTCGAAGGCGCGGTGCTGCGCGTCGGCGACGCGGCGCTCGCGCGGTTGTCGGCGTACGAGGGCAGCGCATATGCGCTGACGCCGGTCAGGGTGGTGACGGCGCGCGGGGCGCTGCACGCGCGCGCCTGGATCGCCCCGCCTTGGCGCGCCGACCGTGCGCGGGACTGGCCGTGA
- a CDS encoding Bug family tripartite tricarboxylate transporter substrate binding protein: MTLARRTLLLAAGATLAAPALAQDFPTRPIRIIVPFPAGGTTDLLARLFAQRMTETMGQSVVVENRGGGGGSIGADVVAKAAPDGYTLLFHNITFPTTTAAMTLAGRPPHDIDRDFAPLSLGANVPLIILANPGVPAADLKGFVDWARAQPNQPFYGSTGPGSFMNMVGEVLKRDANIRMEHVPFRGAAPLVQELIAGRVQFGGDQISTCLQHVRAGTLKGLANVASRRSAVLPDVPTVREQGFPSLELEGWNGFFAPARTPAPVMARLNREIAAAARHPDFVRRCDEVGAEAVGSDADSFGTMVRAQSAKIRDLVVSVNLRPE, translated from the coding sequence ATGACCCTCGCCCGCCGTACGCTGCTGCTCGCCGCCGGCGCCACCCTCGCCGCGCCGGCCCTCGCTCAGGATTTCCCGACGCGCCCCATCCGCATCATCGTGCCCTTCCCGGCGGGCGGCACCACCGACCTTCTCGCCCGGCTGTTCGCCCAGCGCATGACCGAGACCATGGGCCAGTCCGTGGTAGTCGAAAACCGCGGCGGCGGCGGCGGATCCATCGGCGCCGACGTGGTCGCGAAGGCCGCCCCCGATGGCTACACGCTGCTGTTCCACAACATCACCTTCCCGACCACGACCGCGGCGATGACGCTGGCTGGGCGCCCGCCGCACGACATCGATCGTGACTTCGCGCCGTTGTCGCTCGGCGCCAACGTGCCGCTGATCATCCTGGCGAACCCGGGCGTACCGGCGGCCGACCTCAAGGGCTTCGTGGACTGGGCACGGGCGCAGCCGAACCAGCCCTTCTATGGCTCCACAGGCCCCGGCTCTTTCATGAACATGGTGGGCGAGGTGCTGAAGCGCGACGCCAATATCCGCATGGAGCACGTGCCGTTCCGCGGCGCCGCACCGCTGGTGCAGGAACTGATCGCCGGGCGCGTGCAGTTCGGCGGCGACCAGATCTCGACCTGCCTGCAGCATGTGCGCGCCGGCACGCTGAAGGGGCTGGCCAATGTCGCCTCGCGCCGGTCCGCGGTGCTGCCGGACGTGCCGACGGTGCGCGAACAGGGCTTCCCCTCGCTGGAGCTGGAAGGCTGGAACGGCTTCTTTGCCCCCGCGCGCACGCCGGCGCCGGTGATGGCGCGACTGAATCGCGAGATCGCTGCCGCCGCACGGCATCCTGATTTCGTGCGCCGTTGCGACGAGGTAGGTGCGGAGGCAGTCGGCTCAGACGCGGACAGCTTCGGCACCATGGTGCGTGCGCAATCCGCCAAGATCCGCGACCTGGTGGTCAGCGTGAACCTGCGCCCGGAGTGA
- the pgmG gene encoding phosphoglucomutase/phosphomannomutase PgmG yields the protein MPVFNHRFDPTVLREYDIRGIVGKTLKPEDAFAIGRCFGSVVMRAGGKRVAVGYDGRLHSPEMEAQLVAGLRACGLEVVRIGLCATPMLYFAAYDQEADGAAMVTGSHNPPDYNGFKMMIGKKPFYGAQIQEIGRMAREGDVVPEKAGTDRAVDIAGRYADRVLADWDGGDRALKVIWDPGNGSAGPIVKALASRLPGTHYVINGDVDGNFPNHHPDPTVAKNLEQIITEVKREKADLGIAFDGDGDRIGVVDNEGHILFGDQLLIVLARDVLKSKPGATIIADVKASQVLFDEVAKAGGEPLMWKTGHSLIKAKMAETGSPLAGEMSGHIFFADKWYGFDDAPYSAVRLLGIVARMSGSLADVRAALPQVINTPELRFNCEETRKFVVVQEVKDRLAAEGAKVQAVDGVRVLTEDGWWLLRASNTQAVLVARCEASSEAGLERLKAQLVKQLVASGLEAPDFSAENAGH from the coding sequence ATGCCCGTCTTCAACCACCGCTTCGATCCGACGGTTCTGCGCGAATACGACATCCGCGGCATTGTCGGCAAAACCCTCAAGCCCGAGGACGCTTTCGCGATCGGCCGCTGCTTCGGCTCCGTGGTGATGCGCGCGGGCGGCAAGCGCGTGGCCGTAGGCTACGACGGACGGCTGCATTCACCTGAGATGGAGGCGCAGCTGGTCGCCGGGCTGCGCGCCTGCGGGCTGGAGGTGGTGCGCATCGGGCTGTGTGCCACGCCGATGCTGTACTTCGCTGCCTATGACCAGGAGGCCGATGGCGCGGCGATGGTGACCGGCAGCCACAATCCGCCCGACTACAACGGCTTCAAGATGATGATCGGCAAGAAGCCGTTCTACGGCGCGCAGATCCAGGAGATCGGCCGCATGGCGCGCGAGGGCGACGTCGTGCCCGAGAAGGCCGGCACCGACCGCGCCGTCGACATCGCCGGGCGCTATGCGGACCGTGTGTTGGCCGATTGGGACGGTGGCGACCGGGCGCTCAAGGTGATCTGGGACCCGGGCAATGGGTCCGCCGGGCCGATCGTGAAGGCACTGGCGTCGCGGCTGCCGGGCACGCACTACGTCATCAACGGCGACGTGGATGGGAATTTCCCCAACCACCATCCCGACCCGACGGTGGCGAAGAATCTCGAACAGATCATCACCGAGGTGAAGCGCGAGAAGGCCGACCTCGGCATCGCCTTCGACGGCGACGGCGACCGCATCGGCGTGGTGGACAATGAAGGCCACATCCTGTTCGGCGACCAGCTGCTGATCGTGCTCGCCCGTGATGTGCTGAAGTCGAAGCCGGGTGCCACGATCATCGCGGACGTGAAGGCATCGCAGGTGCTGTTCGACGAGGTGGCGAAGGCCGGCGGCGAGCCGCTGATGTGGAAGACCGGCCATTCGCTGATCAAGGCCAAGATGGCCGAGACCGGCTCCCCGCTGGCCGGCGAGATGTCGGGGCACATCTTCTTCGCCGACAAGTGGTACGGCTTCGACGACGCGCCGTATTCCGCCGTGCGGCTGCTTGGCATCGTCGCGCGCATGAGCGGATCGCTGGCGGACGTGCGCGCCGCGCTGCCGCAGGTGATCAACACGCCGGAGCTGCGCTTCAACTGCGAGGAAACGCGCAAGTTCGTCGTCGTACAGGAGGTCAAGGACCGCCTGGCCGCCGAGGGTGCCAAGGTGCAGGCCGTCGATGGCGTGCGCGTGCTGACCGAGGATGGCTGGTGGCTGCTGCGCGCATCGAACACGCAGGCGGTGCTCGTGGCGCGCTGCGAAGCGTCGTCCGAGGCGGGCCTGGAACGCCTCAAGGCGCAGTTGGTGAAGCAGCTGGTGGCTTCGGGCCTGGAAGCGCCGGATTTCTCGGCGGAGAACGCCGGGCACTGA
- a CDS encoding UDP-glucose dehydrogenase family protein, protein MRIAMIGAGYVGLVSGACFAEFGVDVTVMDVDPDKIAGLRAGRMPIYEPGLDKLVAENVRNGRLTFTTDIDAAVKGADAVFLAVGTPTRRGDGHADLTYVYAAAEQVARAADGPLVIVTKSTVPVGTGREVQAIVRRVRPDGQIAVASNPEFLREGSAIGDFMRPDRVVIGVDDDRALAVMKRLYRPLYLIETPVLAVSIESAELIKYAANAFLATKITFINEIADLCEKVGADVHDVARGMGLDGRIGRKFLHPGPGYGGSCFPKDTLALARTAQDAGVPIRLVEATIAVNEARKAQMADRILAALGPSPAGKRVGVLGVTFKPETDDMRDAPSLVILPKLVAAGVEVRAFDPQPGHARQALPAAVGFAQTALDAAKGADAVVVLTEWNEFRALAPHRLKSAMAGDVVLDLRNVWDPAAMRAAGFAYSSIGRP, encoded by the coding sequence ATGCGCATCGCCATGATCGGGGCCGGGTATGTCGGCCTCGTCTCCGGCGCCTGCTTCGCCGAATTCGGCGTCGACGTGACCGTGATGGACGTGGACCCAGACAAGATCGCCGGGCTGCGCGCGGGGCGCATGCCGATCTACGAACCTGGCCTCGACAAGCTGGTGGCGGAGAATGTCAGGAACGGCCGGCTGACCTTCACGACCGACATCGATGCGGCGGTGAAGGGGGCGGATGCGGTCTTCCTCGCGGTCGGCACGCCGACGCGGCGCGGCGACGGACATGCCGACCTGACATACGTTTACGCCGCGGCCGAACAGGTGGCGCGCGCGGCGGACGGCCCGCTGGTGATCGTGACGAAATCGACTGTGCCGGTCGGCACGGGGCGCGAGGTTCAGGCCATCGTGCGGCGCGTGCGGCCGGATGGACAGATCGCGGTGGCGTCGAACCCGGAATTCCTGCGCGAGGGCAGCGCGATCGGCGACTTCATGCGCCCTGACCGCGTGGTGATCGGCGTGGATGACGACCGCGCGCTGGCCGTGATGAAGCGGCTCTATCGGCCGCTCTACCTGATCGAGACGCCCGTGCTGGCCGTCAGCATCGAGAGCGCGGAATTGATCAAGTACGCCGCCAACGCCTTCCTCGCGACCAAGATCACCTTCATCAACGAGATCGCGGACCTGTGCGAGAAGGTGGGGGCCGACGTGCACGACGTGGCGCGCGGCATGGGCCTCGATGGTCGCATCGGTCGGAAGTTCCTGCATCCCGGGCCCGGCTATGGCGGGTCCTGCTTCCCCAAGGATACGCTGGCGCTGGCGCGTACCGCGCAGGATGCCGGCGTGCCGATCCGCCTGGTGGAAGCCACCATCGCGGTGAACGAGGCGCGCAAGGCGCAGATGGCGGACCGCATCCTTGCGGCGCTCGGGCCGTCACCGGCCGGCAAGCGCGTCGGTGTACTGGGGGTGACCTTCAAGCCCGAGACCGACGACATGCGCGATGCGCCTTCGCTGGTCATCCTGCCGAAGCTGGTGGCCGCCGGTGTCGAAGTGCGTGCCTTCGACCCGCAGCCGGGCCATGCGCGCCAGGCGCTGCCCGCGGCGGTCGGCTTCGCCCAGACGGCGCTGGACGCGGCGAAGGGGGCGGATGCGGTGGTGGTGCTGACGGAATGGAACGAGTTCCGCGCGCTGGCGCCGCATCGGCTGAAATCCGCGATGGCGGGCGACGTGGTGCTCGACCTTCGCAATGTCTGGGATCCGGCGGCGATGCGCGCCGCGGGGTTCGCCTATTCCTCCATCGGCCGCCCGTGA